A DNA window from Daucus carota subsp. sativus chromosome 3, DH1 v3.0, whole genome shotgun sequence contains the following coding sequences:
- the LOC108213675 gene encoding aldehyde oxidase GLOX1-like, producing the protein MWSQLILVILAAAASVRCAAAATSGGKWDMLLKNVGISAMHMQLLNNNRVIMFDRTDFGHSNLSLPNHKCRTYPSNKGTLIVDCTAHSVEYDVHTNTIRPLMVLTDFWCSSGAVMPDGSLVQTGGYHGGDHAVRVFKPCDNGSCDWQENVSGLIQRRWYATNQILPDGRQIIIGGRRQFNYEFYPKTGLTVSYNLPFLFQTNDPGIENNLYPFVFLNVDGNLFIFANNRSILFDYHKNVVVRTYPNVPGGDPRSYPSTGSAVLLPLKMTQGDEVEAEVLVCGGAPKGSYTSANKSHKFVNALDSCGRIKINEAKPQWVMDKMPMPRVMGDMLLLPNAKVLIINGASAGTAGWEMGRDPVLNPVLYNPDENIESRFEVQNPSKIPRMYHSSTILLGDGRVLVGGSNPHIKYDFTGVLFPTELSLESFSPSYLDPIYAYLRPTIISPVSRIKIGYGQRVPIRFSVPGRVKMDMVRVTMIAPSFTTHSFSMNQRLLVLRSEDVKIVGRSKYQIRVVTPGSGNLAPSGYYMIFVVHQEIPSEAIWVQIQ; encoded by the coding sequence ATGTGGAGCCAGCTAATCCTTGTCATCCTAGCCGCTGCTGCATCAGTCCGCTGTGCTGCCGCTGCCACAAGCGGTGGTAAGTGGGACATGCTGCTAAAAAATGTGGGCATCTCTGCCATGCACATGCAACTCCTCAATAACAACCGTGTAATCATGTTTGATCGTACAGATTTCGGCCACTCCAATTTGTCACTTCCCAACCACAAATGTCGTACTTATCCAAGCAACAAAGGGACTTTAATTGTTGACTGCACTGCGCATTCGGTGGAATATGATGTTCACACCAATACCATACGTCCGCTCATGGTACTCACTGATTTTTGGTGTTCGTCCGGCGCTGTCATGCCTGACGGTAGCTTGGTTCAGACGGGCGGTTACCATGGCGGTGATCATGCGGTCAGAGTCTTCAAGCCGTGCGATAATGGTTCATGCGACTGGCAAGAAAACGTATCTGGATTGATTCAGAGGAGATGGTATGCTACGAATCAAATCTTACCTGACGGCCGTCAGATTATAATTGGCGGCCGCAGACAATTTAATTACGAGTTTTATCCAAAAACCGGTCTGACTGTTTCGTACAACCTGCCCTTTTTGTTTCAAACAAATGATCCGGggattgaaaataatttgtaccCTTTTGTTTTCCTTAATGTCGACgggaatttatttatttttgccaATAATCGGTCTATATTGTTCGACTATCATAAAAACGTGGTGGTAAGGACTTATCCTAACGTGCCAGGTGGCGATCCACGGAGTTATCCGAGTACCGGCTCCGCGGTTCTTCTTCCACTTAAGATGACACAAGGAGACGAAGTTGAAGCTGAAGTATTGGTGTGTGGTGGTGCACCAAAAGGTTCATACACGAGTGCAAATAAGAGTCATAAATTTGTAAATGCATTGGATTCTTGtggaagaattaaaataaacgaGGCGAAGCCACAATGGGTCATGGACAAAATGCCTATGCCTAGAGTCATGGGTGACATGCTGTTGCTTCCTAATGCTAAGGTTTTGATCATTAATGGTGCCTCGGCCGGTACGGCTGGTTGGGAAATGGGTCGGGACCCGGTTTTAAACCCGGTTTTGTACAACCCGGATGAGAACATCGAATCAAGGTTCGAGGTTCAAAACCCCAGCAAAATTCCGCGAATGTATCACTCGTCAACAATCTTATTAGGTGATGGCAGGGTTCTAGTTGGAGGAAGCAACCctcatataaaatatgattttacagGAGTTTTGTTTCCTACAGAATTAAGTTTGGAATCTTTTTCACCTTCGTATTTGGATCCGATATACGCATATTTACGCCCCACCATTATATCGCCCGTTAGTCGGATAAAAATCGGGTATGGGCAACGAGTTCCGATTAGATTTTCGGTTCCGGGTAGAGTCAAAATGGATATGGTTCGTGTGACAATGATTGCACCATCGTTTACTACGCACTCGTTTAGCATGAACCAAAGATTGTTGGTGCTGAGAAGTGAAGATGTGAAAATTGTGGGACGATCCAAATACCAAATACGGGTGGTGACACCCGGGTCGGGTAATCTTGCACCGTCAGGATATTACATGATTTTTGTGGTTCATCAAGAGATTCCTAGTGAGGCTATTTGGGTTCAAATTCAGTGA
- the LOC108211842 gene encoding aldehyde oxidase GLOX, with the protein MWQLLLLLLATASLRHASAVTGGKWDLLLSSVGISAMHMQLLNNNRVIMFDRTDFGKSNISLPNNKCRIDANDTALPTDCTAHSVEYDVKKNVVRPLMVLTDVWCSSGAAMPDGRLVQTGGYNDGDHVVRIFRPCNNVTCDWEEIKSGLTQRRWYATNHILPDGRQIIIGGRRQFNYEFYPKTGATKAYSLPFLVQTNDPIIENNLYPFVFLNVDGNLFIFANNKSILFDYAKNVVVRTYPDIPGGDPRSYPSSGSAVLLPLKNLQGNKTEAEVLVCGGAPKGGYISAENGNFLQALDTCGKIKITDPKPQWVMEKMPMARVMGDMVLLPDANVLIINGGSKGTAGWEVGRDPVFTPVLYKPNNPVGSRFETQNPSNIPRMYHSTAILLSDGRVLVGGSNPHIYYNFTGVLFPTELSLESFCPAYSDPASANLRPTIISPASHSKIGYGQQIPIRFTVPGRVNRDLVTVTMVAPAFTTHSFSMNQRLLVIGSGNATIIGRSNYQIRVTTPRTGNLAPAGYYMIFVVHQGIPGEAIWVQIQ; encoded by the coding sequence ATGTGGCAACTACTGCTCCTCCTCCTAGCCACCGCCTCACTCCGTCATGCATCCGCCGTCACCGGCGGCAAGTGGGACCTCCTTCTTTCCAGCGTCGGCATCTCGGCCATGCACATGCAGCTCCTAAACAACAACCGTGTCATCATGTTCGACCGTACCGATTTCGGCAAATCCAACATTTCATTGCCTAATAACAAGTGTCGGATCGATGCGAATGACACGGCGCTGCCGACTGACTGCACTGCGCACTCAGTGGAGTACGATGTTAAAAAGAACGTGGTACGGCCACTCATGGTCCTCACCGATGTCTGGTGCTCCTCCGGGGCTGCCATGCCGGATGGTAGGTTGGTCCAGACAGGCGGTTATAATGACGGGGATCATGTTGTCAGAATTTTCAGGCCTTGTAATAATGTGACATGTGATTGGGAAGAAATCAAGTCTGGATTGACTCAGAGGAGATGGTATGCTACAAATCATATCTTACCTGACGGCCGTCAGATTATTATTGGCGGCCGTAGGCAGTTTAATTATGAGTTTTATCCAAAAACCGGGGCGACTAAAGCATACAGCTTGCCATTTTTAGTGCAAACTAATGATCCAATAATCGAAAATAATTTGTACCCGTTTGTTTTCTTGAACGTTGACgggaatttatttattttcgcGAATAATAAATCCATACTATTCGACTATGCGAAGAATGTGGTCGTGAGGACCTATCCGGACATTCCAGGTGGCGATCCGCGGAGTTATCCGAGCTCCGGCTCTGCTGTTCTTCTACCTCTAAAAAATTTACAAGGAAATAAAACGGAAGCTGAGGTTTTAGTTTGTGGTGGAGCACCGAAAGGTGGATACATCAGTGCTGAAAATGGTAATTTTTTACAAGCACTGGATACTTGCggcaaaattaaaataaccgaCCCGAAGCCGCAATGGGTCATGGAGAAAATGCCTATGGCCCGAGTCATGGGTGACATGGTGTTGCTTCCTGATGCTAATGTATTAATCATAAATGGTGGCTCCAAAGGGACTGCTGGATGGGAGGTGGGTCGTGACCCTGTTTTTACTCCAGTTCTGTACAAACCGAATAATCCAGTCGGATCGAGATTCGAGACTCAAAACCCAAGTAACATACCCAGAATGTACCACTCGACAGCCATTCTGCTAAGCGATGGCCGTGTTTTAGTTGGAGGAAGCAATCCTCATATTTATTACAATTTTACTGGCGTTTTGTTCCCTACGGAATTGAGCCTGGAATCATTTTGCCCAGCGTATTCGGATCCGGCTTCAGCCAATCTACGCCCGACGATCATTTCACCCGCTTCTCATTCGAAAATCGGGTATGGGCAACAGATACCGATACGGTTCACAGTTCCTGGAAGAGTAAACAGAGACTTGGTGACGGTAACAATGGTCGCACCAGCGTTCACTACTCACTCATTTTCTATGAACCAAAGATTGTTAGTCATTGGGAGCGGGAACGCGACAATTATCGGGCGTTCAAATTATCAGATTCGGGTTACCACACCCAGGACGGGTAATTTAGCACCGGCTGGTTACTATATGATATTTGTGGTTCACCAGGGCATTCCTGGCGAAGCCATCTGGGTCCAAATTCAATAA